The proteins below come from a single Bacteroidales bacterium genomic window:
- the cysD gene encoding sulfate adenylyltransferase subunit CysD produces the protein MSEYKLTHLKELEAESIYILREVAAQFEKPALLFSGGKDSIVLTHLAYKAFYPAKLPFPLLHIDTGHNFSETIEYRDALVERLGATLIIGSVQESIDKGRVKEETGYDASRNKLQTTTLLDTIEEYKFDAAIGGARRDEEKARAKERIFSHRDEFGQWNPKNQRPELWNIFNGHKNMGEHFRIFPISNWTEMDVWQYILQENIVMPSIYFTHERPVFKRNGQWLAVEPCMKLRPTETVEIRNVRCRTIGDISCTGLTLSQAHTLEDIIEEIAATRVTERGSRADDKRSETAMEDRKKSGYF, from the coding sequence ATGTCTGAATATAAATTAACACATCTTAAAGAGTTGGAGGCCGAGTCAATTTACATTTTGCGGGAGGTGGCGGCACAGTTTGAAAAACCTGCACTTCTGTTTTCCGGCGGAAAAGATTCAATTGTTCTTACTCATCTGGCTTACAAGGCTTTTTATCCTGCAAAATTGCCTTTTCCTCTTTTGCATATAGATACCGGTCATAATTTCTCTGAAACAATTGAATATCGTGATGCTCTTGTTGAAAGATTAGGTGCGACTTTGATTATAGGTTCTGTGCAAGAATCGATTGACAAGGGTAGGGTAAAGGAAGAAACAGGCTATGATGCAAGTCGTAATAAATTGCAGACTACAACATTGCTTGATACTATTGAAGAATACAAATTTGATGCTGCAATCGGCGGTGCCCGTAGAGATGAGGAAAAAGCCCGCGCTAAGGAGCGTATTTTCTCGCATCGTGATGAATTTGGACAGTGGAATCCGAAGAATCAACGTCCGGAGTTGTGGAATATTTTTAATGGCCATAAGAATATGGGCGAGCATTTTCGTATTTTTCCTATAAGTAATTGGACTGAAATGGATGTATGGCAATATATTTTGCAGGAAAATATTGTAATGCCGAGTATATATTTCACTCACGAAAGACCTGTGTTTAAGCGTAACGGACAATGGTTGGCGGTTGAACCTTGTATGAAACTTCGTCCTACCGAAACAGTGGAAATCCGTAATGTCAGATGCAGAACTATCGGTGATATCAGTTGTACCGGACTAACACTTTCCCAAGCACATACATTGGAAGATATCATAGAGGAAATTGCCGCAACACGCGTTACTGAACGCGGTAGCCGTGCCGATGATAAAAGATCCGAAACGGCTATGGAAGACCGGAAGAAATCAGGTTACTTTTGA
- a CDS encoding ABC transporter permease subunit, producing MKFFVEKLMRVLMILALLLVFGVVFSIIFTIFSKGWSAMSWDMITKLPGGGFYIGKEGGFLNAIVGSLYIVGASTVLGLLVSIPIVFYLNIYLKKNSKLAYITRLSYDVLFGIPSIVYGAFAFTIMVMLGIKASLLGGIIVITLLIIPIFVRSMDEVAKQFPREILDATYSLGATRFETIKVVLRQIAPGIATATLLSVGRAIGDAAAVMFTAGYTDSIPTSLSQPAATLPLAVFFQLSSPIPEVQDRAYAAALVLTIIVLILSLLGRYFTNRFSKNKLK from the coding sequence ATGAAATTTTTTGTTGAAAAATTAATGCGTGTTTTGATGATTCTTGCTCTCCTGCTTGTTTTCGGTGTGGTGTTCAGTATCATCTTTACTATTTTTTCTAAAGGATGGAGTGCTATGAGCTGGGATATGATTACCAAATTACCCGGCGGAGGTTTTTATATCGGAAAGGAAGGAGGCTTTCTCAATGCAATTGTTGGCTCGCTTTATATTGTCGGTGCATCAACTGTTTTAGGACTTCTAGTCAGTATTCCTATCGTTTTCTATCTTAATATTTACTTGAAAAAAAACTCCAAACTTGCTTATATTACACGATTATCTTATGATGTTCTGTTTGGGATTCCTTCCATAGTTTATGGCGCTTTTGCATTTACGATTATGGTTATGTTGGGTATAAAGGCATCTTTGTTGGGAGGAATTATTGTGATAACTTTATTGATTATTCCGATTTTTGTTCGGTCTATGGATGAGGTGGCAAAGCAATTTCCGCGTGAGATACTGGACGCAACTTATTCTTTGGGTGCAACGAGATTTGAAACTATCAAGGTCGTTTTGCGACAAATTGCTCCCGGAATTGCTACGGCAACTTTACTATCTGTCGGAAGGGCAATCGGAGATGCCGCCGCCGTGATGTTTACGGCCGGCTATACCGATAGCATTCCGACTTCTTTGTCGCAACCCGCAGCTACATTACCTTTAGCGGTTTTCTTTCAACTTAGCAGCCCGATTCCCGAAGTTCAAGATAGGGCATATGCTGCCGCATTGGTGTTAACTATAATTGTCTTGATATTGAGTTTATTAGGTCGTTATTTTACAAATCGTTTTTCTAAAAATAAATTGAAATGA
- the pstC gene encoding phosphate ABC transporter permease subunit PstC has translation MRVNFRILRDKGAGGFMFVLLILSIALLIAMFVGLYLKASPVLEDRTLKELLFSTNWKPLKGEFGFFPFIVGTLWVTGIAIIMALPVSLLSAIFLTEYARPKVKKYVFPALDILAAIPSVVYGVWGTLIIVPWISEKIAPKFVEYSTGYSALAGGIVLGVMILPLLVSLFVELFSTVPNDLRESSLVLGATKWQTTRRVVLRKTIPGMIAAVVLAISRAFGETIAVLMVCGNLAQIPNSMFDAVYPIPALIANNYGEMLSLPLYEAALMFAALILFVVVLLFNVASRMVLYRIEKLNS, from the coding sequence ATGAGAGTTAATTTCAGGATATTACGCGATAAAGGCGCTGGCGGATTTATGTTTGTCCTACTTATCTTGTCTATAGCATTACTAATTGCTATGTTTGTCGGTCTTTATCTGAAGGCCTCTCCCGTCTTGGAAGACAGAACTCTCAAAGAATTACTTTTTTCTACCAATTGGAAACCTTTAAAAGGCGAATTCGGATTTTTTCCATTTATAGTGGGAACCTTATGGGTTACAGGAATTGCAATAATTATGGCGCTTCCCGTATCATTGCTATCTGCAATCTTCCTTACGGAATATGCGAGACCTAAAGTTAAAAAGTATGTTTTCCCTGCATTAGATATTTTAGCCGCTATACCGTCAGTTGTGTATGGCGTTTGGGGAACTCTGATAATAGTTCCGTGGATATCGGAAAAGATTGCACCGAAATTTGTCGAATATTCTACTGGATATAGTGCGTTGGCAGGAGGCATTGTGCTGGGCGTAATGATATTACCGCTTTTAGTTAGCCTTTTTGTTGAATTGTTTTCTACAGTTCCTAACGACTTGAGGGAATCTTCTTTGGTATTGGGCGCAACAAAATGGCAAACAACACGTCGTGTTGTGCTTAGAAAAACAATTCCGGGAATGATTGCTGCCGTAGTACTTGCAATTTCCCGTGCTTTCGGAGAAACAATAGCAGTACTTATGGTCTGCGGAAATTTAGCGCAAATACCTAACTCTATGTTTGATGCGGTTTATCCGATTCCGGCATTAATTGCCAATAATTACGGAGAAATGTTGTCTCTGCCCCTTTATGAAGCGGCTTTAATGTTTGCCGCACTCATACTTTTTGTAGTGGTATTATTGTTCAATGTTGCATCCCGAATGGTTTTATATAGAATTGAAAAGTTAAATAGCTGA
- a CDS encoding GTP-binding protein, with the protein MSKNGYLDMELLRFTTAGSVDDGKSTLIGRLLYDSKSIFEDQLEAVETASKRSGNEEVNLALLTDGLRAEREQGITIDVAYRYFATPKRKFIIADTPGHIQYTRNMVTGASTADLAIILVDARHGILEQTVRHSFIASLLGIPHIVVCINKMDLINFSQEVYDEICESYNSILKTLKIDAVKFIPISAKYGDNVVERSERISWYTGETLMELLESTPIEHKINSSEVRMPVQYVIRPISDKFPDFRGYAGRMSGGILNIGDELRVLPSGLKSKVTALSQAEKVIDEVFTPDWVTIQLADDIDISRGDMLVGTKGIEPQVSQKITLTVCWFNESPMPLNGRYLIKQATNETLGIVKEIHYKHNINTLELESDVKQLNMNDIAAITIQTANPLVYDYYKHNRITGSLIIIDQHTFETVGAGMIIENI; encoded by the coding sequence ATGTCAAAAAACGGATATTTAGATATGGAGCTTTTACGCTTTACTACAGCCGGAAGTGTTGATGACGGGAAAAGTACTTTAATCGGGCGACTGTTGTACGATAGCAAATCGATTTTTGAGGATCAACTTGAAGCTGTTGAAACTGCTTCTAAACGTAGTGGAAATGAGGAAGTTAATTTGGCTTTACTTACCGATGGCCTTCGCGCCGAAAGAGAGCAAGGTATTACTATTGATGTGGCTTACAGGTATTTTGCTACTCCTAAACGCAAATTTATTATTGCTGATACTCCCGGACACATTCAATATACCCGGAATATGGTTACAGGTGCATCTACCGCAGATCTTGCAATTATATTAGTTGATGCGCGACATGGTATTCTGGAACAAACGGTACGGCATTCTTTTATTGCCTCATTGCTCGGAATTCCCCATATTGTGGTTTGTATCAATAAAATGGATCTTATAAATTTCTCGCAGGAAGTTTATGATGAGATTTGTGAAAGTTATAATAGTATATTGAAGACTTTGAAAATCGATGCTGTGAAATTTATTCCGATTTCTGCAAAATACGGAGATAATGTTGTTGAAAGATCGGAACGAATCTCTTGGTATACCGGCGAAACTTTGATGGAGTTATTGGAGAGTACGCCTATAGAACATAAAATAAATTCTTCCGAAGTTAGAATGCCCGTACAATATGTTATTCGGCCGATTTCCGATAAATTCCCCGATTTCAGGGGTTACGCCGGAAGAATGTCGGGCGGAATACTTAATATTGGGGACGAATTGCGAGTTTTGCCTTCCGGACTGAAATCGAAGGTTACGGCTTTATCGCAGGCAGAGAAAGTAATTGATGAAGTTTTTACTCCCGATTGGGTTACGATTCAACTTGCCGATGATATTGATATAAGCAGAGGAGATATGTTAGTAGGGACGAAAGGTATTGAGCCTCAAGTTTCACAAAAAATAACTCTGACTGTTTGTTGGTTTAATGAAAGTCCAATGCCATTAAACGGCAGGTACTTAATCAAACAAGCAACAAATGAAACATTGGGTATTGTCAAAGAGATTCATTACAAACATAATATCAATACATTAGAACTTGAATCAGATGTAAAACAGCTTAATATGAATGACATTGCTGCAATTACAATTCAAACCGCCAATCCCTTAGTTTATGATTATTACAAACATAATCGCATAACAGGAAGTTTAATTATTATTGATCAACATACATTTGAAACTGTTGGCGCAGGTATGATAATAGAAAATATTTAA
- a CDS encoding phosphoadenylyl-sulfate reductase, translating into MYSKVEIEKWNKELIDADPQVVISFFLEKFDKKIALSSSLSIEDQALTDMIVKIDKSIRIFTLDTGRLFPETYQLIDKTCMKYGINIEIYFPDYKRVEQMVNAEGINLFYESIEKRKKCCEIRKIEPLRRAFAGLDAWICGLRHEQSVTRNDVQLVEWDESNGLVKINPLINWTEEQVWKYIKENSVPYNKLHDKGFPSIGCEPCTRAVEQGEDIRAGRWWWEDPNHKECGLHRK; encoded by the coding sequence ATGTATTCAAAAGTTGAAATCGAAAAGTGGAATAAAGAACTTATTGATGCGGATCCGCAGGTAGTTATTAGTTTCTTTTTAGAAAAATTTGATAAAAAAATAGCTTTATCTTCAAGTTTAAGCATCGAAGACCAGGCACTCACCGATATGATTGTCAAAATTGATAAATCAATCAGAATTTTTACCCTTGATACCGGTCGATTATTTCCGGAAACTTATCAATTGATTGATAAAACTTGTATGAAGTACGGAATTAATATAGAAATTTATTTTCCTGATTATAAAAGAGTTGAACAAATGGTAAATGCTGAAGGAATTAATCTTTTTTATGAGAGTATTGAAAAAAGAAAAAAATGTTGTGAAATCAGGAAGATCGAACCTTTGCGTCGTGCTTTTGCCGGCTTGGATGCCTGGATATGCGGACTTCGCCACGAGCAATCTGTTACGCGCAATGATGTTCAATTAGTCGAGTGGGATGAAAGTAACGGACTTGTAAAGATAAATCCGCTTATAAATTGGACGGAAGAGCAAGTTTGGAAATATATTAAGGAAAATTCTGTTCCATATAATAAACTTCATGATAAAGGATTTCCGAGTATTGGTTGCGAACCTTGCACTCGAGCCGTTGAACAGGGCGAAGATATACGTGCCGGCCGCTGGTGGTGGGAAGATCCGAATCATAAAGAATGCGGATTGCATCGTAAGTAG
- a CDS encoding PstS family phosphate ABC transporter substrate-binding protein, which yields MIKKKIVLSITLISILLTSVGCGSKPKRTKDGLNGEITISGAFALYPLVVKWAEEFNKIHPHVKIDISAGGAGKGMTDVLCNMADIGMVSRDIYPSEVEKGALAFAVAKDAVVPTINAENPLMEDIMKIGLSRDGAINLWLKNNVKTWEELLGTKGNTAMHLYTRSDACGAAETWGAWFGAKQEDLEGVAVFGDPGLAQAIQKDKLGIGYNNLSYAYDEKSRKLNPGIAIIPIDVNSNGMIDTNEFFYDTKDEIIAAIADGRYPSPPARELFLVTNNIPKKTEVKAFLEYVLTEGQKFNIPVGYINLPEEILDNGLELLKD from the coding sequence ATGATTAAGAAAAAGATCGTACTTTCAATCACTCTCATTTCTATTTTGTTAACATCGGTCGGTTGCGGATCTAAACCTAAAAGAACCAAAGACGGTTTGAACGGTGAAATTACCATATCCGGTGCTTTTGCATTGTATCCGCTGGTTGTTAAATGGGCGGAAGAGTTCAATAAAATCCATCCTCATGTAAAAATAGATATATCAGCAGGTGGCGCCGGTAAAGGAATGACCGATGTACTCTGTAATATGGCGGATATTGGAATGGTATCGCGTGATATTTATCCGTCGGAAGTTGAAAAAGGTGCGCTGGCTTTTGCTGTTGCTAAAGATGCCGTTGTGCCTACCATAAATGCTGAAAATCCATTGATGGAAGATATAATGAAAATCGGACTTTCGCGTGACGGTGCGATAAATCTTTGGTTGAAAAATAATGTTAAGACTTGGGAAGAACTGCTTGGTACAAAGGGAAATACTGCCATGCATCTTTATACCCGTTCGGATGCTTGCGGCGCTGCCGAAACCTGGGGCGCATGGTTTGGAGCGAAACAGGAAGACCTGGAAGGTGTTGCTGTTTTTGGTGATCCGGGATTGGCTCAAGCCATCCAAAAGGATAAACTCGGTATCGGATATAATAATCTTAGTTATGCCTATGATGAAAAAAGCAGGAAGTTAAATCCAGGTATTGCAATTATTCCTATTGATGTTAATTCTAACGGCATGATTGATACTAACGAGTTTTTTTATGATACTAAAGATGAAATTATTGCTGCCATTGCAGACGGTCGCTATCCGTCGCCGCCTGCACGCGAACTTTTTCTTGTTACCAATAATATCCCTAAGAAAACAGAAGTGAAAGCTTTTTTAGAATATGTTCTTACTGAAGGTCAGAAGTTTAATATTCCGGTTGGATATATTAATTTACCTGAAGAAATTTTGGATAACGGATTGGAGTTGCTAAAGGATTAA
- a CDS encoding phosphate ABC transporter ATP-binding protein has translation MSLKASINLAYNQYNQWQESSTLRKEVKLFRPDHKFIRKNAESELVVQNLNVYIKNNHILKDVNLSIPDNKITCIIGPSGCGKSTLLKTLNRLIDAVEDGVKLDGKVLIDGEDIINSGTEITELRRKMGLISQKPCPLPMSIFENIAYGCRIHGIKNRKKLNMIVKHYLESAGLWEEVKDRLRSPAIRLSIGQQQRLCLARSLAVEPQFILADEATSALDPISSKIIEDLFVKLKENYSIIMVTHTLHQALRIADYVVFMYLGEVIEAGDAKTVFNNPQHELTKKYLSGVFS, from the coding sequence ATGAGTCTTAAAGCTTCTATAAATCTTGCTTATAACCAGTATAATCAATGGCAAGAATCATCAACACTTCGCAAAGAAGTTAAACTCTTTCGCCCCGATCATAAGTTTATCAGAAAAAATGCGGAGAGCGAATTAGTTGTGCAGAATTTGAATGTTTATATCAAAAATAATCATATCCTGAAAGATGTTAACCTTTCTATTCCGGATAATAAAATTACTTGTATCATCGGTCCGTCGGGATGCGGTAAATCGACTTTGTTGAAAACTCTTAACAGATTGATTGATGCTGTGGAAGACGGAGTTAAGCTGGATGGTAAGGTTTTAATTGACGGTGAAGACATTATTAATAGTGGTACTGAAATTACGGAATTGCGACGCAAAATGGGTTTAATCTCTCAAAAGCCTTGTCCTTTGCCGATGTCAATTTTTGAAAATATTGCTTACGGCTGCCGTATTCACGGAATCAAAAATCGAAAAAAATTAAATATGATTGTTAAACACTATTTGGAAAGTGCGGGTTTGTGGGAAGAAGTAAAGGATCGGCTTCGTTCGCCCGCAATCCGTTTGTCGATCGGACAGCAACAAAGACTGTGCTTGGCTCGTAGCTTAGCCGTTGAACCGCAGTTTATTCTTGCCGATGAGGCAACCAGTGCACTCGATCCCATTTCCAGCAAAATTATTGAAGATCTTTTTGTGAAGTTAAAGGAAAACTATTCGATTATAATGGTTACTCATACTTTGCATCAAGCTTTGCGAATAGCTGATTATGTTGTTTTTATGTATCTTGGCGAAGTTATTGAAGCAGGAGATGCAAAAACGGTTTTCAATAATCCGCAACATGAACTGACAAAAAAGTATTTATCTGGAGTTTTTAGTTAA